The sequence ccggcgggcggcgacgtCCGGTTGACCCCTCGCCGCGCCACACTATAAATGGCCGTGCCAGCGGCCGTGCCCAGGACTCCTCTTCCGACACGAGTACACGTCACGAGCTAGGAGTAGCTGCTCGCTGCGGCTCGCCTCGCGCTCCGACCGGcttccggcggccatggcgatgaGCGACACCGGCTCGAGCTTCGCGCAATGGGCCGAGCTCTACCACCACGACCCCACCCCGggcctgcccgccgccgccgcgttgagCCCGCCGACCTCGGGCGGGTCCGGCGGGAGCCCGACCAAGGCGGCCcgccgccagcagcagcagcagctgggcGTCGACGGGCCCCGGGCCGGGAAGCCGGCGCGGAGGCGGTCCCGCGCGTCGCGGCGCGCGCCCGTGACGCTGCTCAACACGGACACGGCCAACTTCCGCGCCATGGTGCAGCAGTTCACGGGCATCCCCGCGCCCCCCGCCGGCGCGTTCGGGGCCGGCCCGGTCATCAGCTTCGCCGGCGACTACggcttcccgccgccgccctcgggcGTCATGTCCTTCGACCACctccaccggagccacccccaCGGGCCGGCGCCGCTCCCGGACCAGCTGATCCGCACGCAGACGCAGTACACCGGCGGCGCGTTCGgctacagcagcagcagcctcctgcacggcgccggcggcgacctgtTCGCCTCCCCCCACGAGCTCGCGTCGGCGGCCGAGGACCGGATGCTCCTGCAGAGCAtccggcaggcggcggcccaccacatgccgccgccggcgtccgcaGCTAACGCCAGCGCTAATGGCTTCTTCGCCTGAGCAAGCAAGCCGATCAAGATGCCCGCGTCCTTGCGACGTGCATGGAAGACAGAGACCAGATCATTGCCGGAGAGGCGAAGACAAAGGATTAacataaaaaagaagaagaacaagttcAGTCAGGATCGAAAGTTTTTTTCTTGGCGTGTGATGTTTACTTGTTTAGGTTCCTCCTCCGCTTGTTCAATTAGTTCATGCAGCTCCGTTTATCGGCTGCGGAGGTTGTAAATGTCTTGTTAATTTTGTGGTCACTCTCATGGAGATTAGTTCTCATCCAAGATTTATCCTTTCGTGTGTGGTTGGCGATTTCGATTCGGTGGCGACGAACACGTCCTATTCCTGATTGCCTTGTTGGGGTTGCCCGGTGTTGGAAGCAAAGGTCGTGGCGTGGCGGGCCGCCGGCcgtccggccggcggcggcggggccaggGGGCCACGGCGATCACATGTTGTTTTCGCCGGTTAAATGAGCCGCCGCGCCGGTGGGGGCCCGGCGGGAGTGGAGGTGCATGCACCTGGCCAGCGTGACGTGTCCGTGACCGCGGCGAGGTCAAGGTCAGCGATGTCATGCTGAGGCCTGGGAGCTTACACACCACTAGCACTAGTAGTTCTTCGACGTGGATTCTGCAGGGTCTCAAGTCTGAACTCTGTGATACGAGCACGGTTGGTTCAGGCTTAGGAGGACAGCCTAAGTGACACAGCAACAAGATCATGATCATCTAACAGTAGGGTTTAGCACTTGGGAGTATTTTCAGAAGCACGCAAGATTTGGCCATGTTGCACCTGATCCACTGGCGTAACAAGCATTGAACTGTAACAGGCATTCTTGATGgtttctgaatctctgatgAGCGAATGCACATCGGAAACGGATCGGAATCTGAACCCACTCGTACCTGATCGTGCATCCTCGGTCCTACCAAATTTGGTTCGTTGCGTATTGTTTGCTGATAGCGTGAAGACACGtcggtgcaaaaaaaaaacgtcGGTGGCATTTTTCACGTGGCTAGCCATCTGAAATTCTGGTTCGTGCACATGtcctgagaaaaagaaaaagcgtGTGGTTCTTGAGAGTTTGCAGTGGATGATGCAGCAGCACAACTCCGGCCGGCAGGCCCGTTACATGGTTGGGCATCAGGTTGAGAATGCTCCGTGGTGTCGGGCCTGCCCATggtattttttgaaaatagaaTTGTCTCAGGCCTCTGCCATTTGCCCATGGTGTTGTTGGCTGCAGGGTGAAGATATGGCTAAGGCCTACCTAGATCTTTTATTATGCTcacaatatttct comes from Panicum virgatum strain AP13 chromosome 4K, P.virgatum_v5, whole genome shotgun sequence and encodes:
- the LOC120704163 gene encoding VQ motif-containing protein 22-like → MAMSDTGSSFAQWAELYHHDPTPGLPAAAALSPPTSGGSGGSPTKAARRQQQQQLGVDGPRAGKPARRRSRASRRAPVTLLNTDTANFRAMVQQFTGIPAPPAGAFGAGPVISFAGDYGFPPPPSGVMSFDHLHRSHPHGPAPLPDQLIRTQTQYTGGAFGYSSSSLLHGAGGDLFASPHELASAAEDRMLLQSIRQAAAHHMPPPASAANASANGFFA